In one window of Pseudomonadota bacterium DNA:
- the sfsA gene encoding DNA/RNA nuclease SfsA, protein MERPNRFIVNCLHNSRIITAYLPNPGRLWELLQKNKTIYITKTTHSPEKRTDYTVIAVEKKGVPVFLHTHHTNTVVKWLIEKQAISGLEDYSIEKPEFTVGRSRFDFLLKKGNDRMLLEVKSCTLFHNSMAMFPDAVTDRGRRHVTELAASSYYGGVLFAVHSNSVKYFLPEYHIDPEFSKTLHTFRNDIFIKAVSIAWENDLSIENKTNELEIPWHIYEKEGADCGSYMLILNLDNDKEITIGKLGSIFFKKGFYIYIGSAMKDLTARIERHKRKRKNLFWHIDYLREQAVLIHALPIRSSSRLECKIAGSFRKISDGRIKDFGSSDCDCDSHLFYMEKNPVESKEFIDLLLYYRMERIIEN, encoded by the coding sequence ATTGAAAGGCCGAACAGGTTTATCGTTAACTGTCTTCACAACAGCAGGATAATCACGGCATATCTTCCGAACCCCGGCAGGCTCTGGGAGCTTTTGCAGAAAAACAAAACCATCTACATTACCAAAACAACTCATAGCCCGGAAAAACGTACGGATTATACCGTTATAGCAGTTGAAAAAAAAGGAGTGCCTGTCTTCCTCCATACACACCATACAAATACCGTCGTCAAATGGCTCATTGAAAAGCAGGCCATATCCGGTCTTGAGGACTATTCTATTGAAAAACCTGAGTTTACCGTAGGAAGAAGCAGATTCGATTTTCTACTTAAAAAAGGTAATGACAGAATGCTCCTTGAGGTAAAATCCTGCACTCTCTTTCATAACAGTATGGCTATGTTTCCTGATGCAGTGACGGACAGAGGACGAAGGCACGTCACAGAATTAGCTGCTTCCTCCTATTATGGCGGTGTTCTCTTTGCCGTTCATTCCAATTCCGTTAAATATTTTCTGCCTGAATATCATATTGACCCGGAGTTTTCAAAAACACTCCATACCTTTCGGAATGATATATTCATAAAAGCCGTATCCATTGCCTGGGAAAATGATCTTTCCATTGAAAACAAAACAAATGAGCTTGAAATTCCCTGGCATATATATGAAAAAGAAGGTGCGGACTGCGGAAGCTATATGCTCATTCTCAACCTTGACAATGACAAGGAAATTACAATAGGCAAACTTGGCAGCATCTTCTTTAAAAAGGGTTTTTATATATATATCGGTTCTGCAATGAAAGACCTCACTGCAAGGATAGAGAGACATAAGAGAAAAAGAAAAAATCTTTTCTGGCACATTGATTATCTGAGAGAACAAGCCGTCCTTATTCATGCCCTTCCAATACGTTCTTCGTCCCGTCTTGAATGCAAAATAGCAGGGTCTTTCCGTAAAATTTCAGATGGCCGGATAAAAGATTTCGGCTCTTCGGATTGCGACTGCGATTCACATCTTTTTTACATGGAAAAAAATCCTGTAGAGTCAAAGGAATTTATTGACCTGCTCTTATACTATAGAATGGAGCGGATAATAGAAAATTGA
- a CDS encoding PEP-utilizing enzyme, which yields METKLVQHDQFSEEYISDLEGRRSRANVLARYLNGKAIHGAAAASGVAMGRAVVIKKDEDILKVKDGMVIVSRTASPKLAIILSKANAIATENGGQASNAVEFARIYGIPAVIGISGLTEIIRDGDIIRVDGTQGTIEIKEGMTLNN from the coding sequence ATGGAAACGAAATTAGTACAGCATGATCAGTTTTCCGAAGAATATATATCGGATCTGGAGGGTCGCAGAAGCAGGGCAAACGTTTTAGCAAGATATTTGAATGGAAAGGCTATACATGGAGCAGCAGCAGCATCAGGAGTGGCTATGGGCAGAGCTGTGGTAATAAAAAAAGATGAGGATATATTAAAGGTAAAAGATGGCATGGTGATTGTTTCCAGAACAGCTTCACCTAAACTTGCAATAATATTATCTAAAGCGAATGCGATAGCTACGGAAAATGGCGGTCAGGCTTCTAATGCAGTGGAATTTGCCAGGATATATGGTATCCCGGCAGTGATAGGTATATCCGGACTAACGGAAATAATCAGGGATGGAGATATCATAAGAGTAGATGGTACACAGGGGACTATTGAAATTAAAGAAGGTATGACATTGAACAATTGA
- a CDS encoding Tm-1-like ATP-binding domain-containing protein, translated as MEHGSGHVSNLEQALLRSGSTRKYGTNKKQLLIITTLDTKGREAAFIKDVALNLGVHPILMDIGTFNTSQIKPDVTNRDIAAAVNVDLDDTAGTWDKQRISYAIREGGAVIANRLFAEGRLHGVLSIGGGSGTGMATYIMRSLPFGIPKVMLSTVASRDVREYVQTKDIVMFHSVGDLLGLNDFMRHLLAQATHAVCGMMDREQPQKNIPMIGVTACGPTSPCVLQLEEPLLQKEYEMMAFHAVGTGGMALEELIGEGRIEGVLDITPRELVDEFYEGFSKGAGPDRLETAGKMGVPLVFAPGGIDFFGFTPSCPAPTKLLSRPTVHYDYRILIRTAVEDMRKVALIIGKKLNKAPDLNYVLIPKKGFSEYSKPGELLYDHEADQVFIDVLKSVLNPIIPFEEIDTDINDPVFAKRSVEVLDKLMRKKEDVSRLAQVVNV; from the coding sequence ATGGAACACGGATCAGGGCATGTTTCAAATTTAGAGCAAGCGCTATTACGTTCGGGCTCTACAAGAAAATATGGTACGAACAAAAAACAGCTTCTCATTATTACCACTCTTGACACAAAAGGCAGAGAAGCTGCATTCATTAAAGATGTTGCCTTAAATCTCGGAGTACATCCGATACTCATGGATATAGGCACTTTCAACACGTCCCAAATAAAGCCGGACGTGACAAACAGGGACATTGCCGCGGCAGTTAACGTTGATCTCGACGACACAGCAGGGACATGGGATAAACAACGTATCAGTTATGCCATACGAGAGGGTGGGGCCGTCATTGCAAACCGTTTGTTTGCAGAAGGGAGGTTGCATGGCGTTCTCTCAATAGGAGGCGGATCAGGAACAGGGATGGCTACTTACATTATGCGTTCCCTGCCTTTCGGTATCCCGAAGGTAATGCTCTCTACCGTGGCGTCAAGGGATGTCAGAGAATACGTTCAAACCAAAGACATCGTGATGTTTCATTCTGTTGGAGACCTTCTCGGCCTCAATGATTTCATGCGCCACCTCCTGGCGCAGGCTACACATGCTGTTTGCGGTATGATGGACAGAGAACAACCCCAAAAAAACATACCGATGATAGGGGTTACAGCATGCGGTCCCACTTCTCCCTGCGTACTTCAGCTTGAAGAGCCCCTTTTACAGAAGGAATACGAGATGATGGCATTCCATGCTGTCGGTACCGGCGGTATGGCGCTTGAGGAGCTTATCGGTGAGGGCAGAATAGAAGGTGTTCTCGATATTACACCTCGCGAGTTAGTGGATGAGTTTTATGAAGGTTTCAGTAAGGGAGCAGGCCCTGATCGCCTGGAGACGGCTGGGAAAATGGGAGTTCCTCTTGTTTTTGCACCTGGCGGGATTGATTTTTTTGGTTTTACCCCCTCTTGTCCTGCGCCGACAAAGCTTTTGTCAAGACCTACTGTGCACTACGATTACCGGATTCTTATCAGGACTGCTGTTGAGGACATGCGCAAAGTCGCACTGATTATCGGCAAAAAACTCAACAAGGCGCCGGATTTAAACTATGTTCTTATACCGAAGAAAGGGTTTTCTGAATATTCAAAGCCAGGGGAGCTGCTTTACGACCACGAGGCAGATCAGGTGTTCATCGATGTACTGAAGAGTGTTTTAAATCCGATAATTCCCTTTGAGGAGATAGATACAGATATCAACGATCCTGTCTTTGCTAAAAGAAGCGTTGAAGTTTTGGATAAGCTGATGAGGAAAAAAGAAGATGTTTCTCGACTGGCTCAGGTTGTAAACGTGTAG
- a CDS encoding PAS domain S-box protein, with protein sequence MVNKHTKDISKKEDNYKSVYENAVEGMFRANADGRFISANAAFARMYGFDWPDNLIKKGLNFGNIYADPKERKRINKLLRDKGKALNLETQMHTRDGGARWVRMNIRAEKDNNGSILYYEGTLEDITEKKQAEDKYWNIFFNATEGIFQVTPEGRLLNANPALVRLHGFDSLEELSENCMDVGKQLHVNVKTWYEYLEMIGKNGHVHDHLWSMYRKDGSIAWFLINARAVCDEAGQVLYHEGTVQDITEKKNMVDQILMQRDLALKLAQTGDVGEGLTLILETAVKASGMESGGIWLKKHGGEDLELISSIGLSPKMETKVRVIAAGSSPWKRMMNEKHILIIPSSESMPTSNEEGYKYSATIPILHDGRVIASFNLFSRVKETISEQAIISLDFLAGQLGNIIVRIEVQQKLEQEIKTRTEAEKALYTERQGLEEANIALKVLLRQREKDKEELEQRFVSNVNELVLPYVEKLKKNRLDGLQRTTLGLIETNLREILSPFRYNVRNFNLTPRQLEIVSLIKQGRTTKEIAELLSATKDAIDKQRFIIRKKLGVNNDKTNLRSLLLSL encoded by the coding sequence ATGGTGAACAAACATACAAAGGATATCAGTAAGAAAGAAGATAATTACAAAAGCGTCTACGAAAACGCCGTAGAGGGGATGTTCCGGGCGAACGCTGACGGACGGTTTATCAGCGCCAATGCTGCATTTGCCAGGATGTACGGCTTTGACTGGCCAGATAATCTCATCAAAAAAGGTTTGAACTTCGGAAACATTTATGCCGATCCAAAGGAACGTAAACGTATAAACAAACTGCTACGCGACAAAGGAAAGGCCCTAAATCTGGAAACACAGATGCATACACGGGATGGTGGTGCAAGATGGGTCCGCATGAATATAAGGGCTGAAAAAGACAATAATGGCAGCATCCTTTACTACGAAGGTACTTTAGAAGACATAACGGAGAAAAAACAGGCAGAGGACAAATACTGGAATATCTTCTTCAATGCGACAGAAGGCATTTTTCAGGTTACACCTGAGGGCCGTTTGCTTAATGCCAACCCTGCCCTTGTCCGCCTTCACGGATTTGATTCACTTGAAGAACTGTCAGAAAATTGCATGGATGTCGGTAAACAACTGCATGTCAATGTCAAAACCTGGTATGAGTATCTCGAGATGATAGGCAAGAATGGTCATGTGCATGACCACCTCTGGAGTATGTACAGAAAGGATGGCAGCATTGCATGGTTTTTGATCAATGCGCGAGCCGTCTGTGATGAAGCGGGACAGGTACTTTACCATGAAGGTACTGTGCAGGATATCACGGAAAAGAAGAACATGGTAGACCAAATCCTTATGCAACGGGATCTTGCTCTAAAGCTGGCGCAAACAGGGGATGTGGGTGAAGGGCTGACCCTTATCCTGGAAACCGCGGTGAAGGCATCGGGCATGGAAAGCGGGGGTATCTGGCTAAAAAAGCACGGAGGAGAAGATCTGGAGCTTATTTCTTCAATAGGCCTGTCACCAAAAATGGAGACAAAGGTCAGAGTTATTGCGGCCGGATCATCACCCTGGAAACGGATGATGAATGAGAAGCACATCCTGATAATCCCAAGTAGTGAATCAATGCCAACATCGAACGAAGAAGGCTACAAATATTCCGCAACCATCCCCATACTCCATGACGGGCGGGTAATCGCCTCGTTCAACCTATTTTCCAGGGTAAAAGAGACAATATCGGAGCAGGCGATCATCAGTCTCGACTTTCTCGCCGGTCAGCTTGGCAACATCATTGTGCGCATTGAAGTTCAACAAAAACTCGAGCAAGAAATCAAAACACGGACAGAGGCAGAAAAAGCACTGTACACTGAGCGGCAGGGCCTTGAAGAAGCGAATATCGCGCTAAAGGTATTGCTGAGGCAACGGGAAAAGGACAAGGAGGAACTCGAACAAAGATTCGTGTCAAATGTGAACGAGCTTGTACTCCCATATGTTGAGAAGCTGAAAAAAAATAGACTGGATGGTTTGCAGCGCACAACACTTGGATTAATAGAAACAAATCTCAGGGAAATCCTTTCACCCTTTCGTTATAACGTTCGTAATTTCAACCTTACCCCAAGACAGCTTGAAATTGTCTCTTTGATAAAACAGGGCAGAACTACAAAGGAAATTGCTGAGCTTCTCAGCGCGACCAAAGATGCCATTGATAAACAGAGGTTCATCATAAGAAAAAAACTGGGTGTCAATAATGACAAAACCAATTTACGATCACTGCTGCTTTCCCTTTAG
- a CDS encoding MFS transporter, whose amino-acid sequence MWTRLKSFLTFPILAALFCFSMFYRVTNAVIAPDLVREFNLDAERLGLLGSAFFYTFAVFQIPMGVLLDRVEPRRIISSFSLVGASGAIVFACSGSFYTALLGRALLGIGMASVLMGSLKVFATGHSPHRFSTLSGTLIAIGTLGNFLATSPLVYMNSIIGWRLTFVCCGFITALLAVLILFVLKEVTADKQENTLHTFYPEQMTGVLKSAQMILSNFSFWQIGSIAFFRYGTFVALQGVWLGPYLMVIKRFTPLAAGNILMMLSFGMILGSPVAGYLADRVFRTTKSVVLLGLSCYALCLIPLTGIWKIESAITYSVLFIFLGFFSGFGMLAYSHIKELFPLNMSGTVIAGINFFVMAGGAFFIQIIGIIISLYTGTSNDYPSGAYHLAFIICLIGMIGSLAFYGFSKSKQE is encoded by the coding sequence ATGTGGACCAGACTTAAATCTTTCCTTACCTTCCCCATTCTTGCTGCTTTATTCTGTTTCTCCATGTTCTACCGGGTTACAAACGCCGTCATTGCGCCGGACCTTGTGCGGGAGTTCAATCTTGACGCCGAAAGATTGGGTTTACTCGGTAGTGCCTTTTTTTACACCTTTGCCGTTTTCCAGATACCTATGGGGGTGCTACTCGACAGGGTAGAGCCCCGCAGGATCATATCCTCCTTTTCCCTGGTAGGGGCATCCGGGGCCATAGTTTTTGCATGTTCAGGCAGTTTTTATACAGCCCTTCTGGGGAGGGCGCTGCTTGGCATAGGCATGGCATCTGTGCTTATGGGCAGCCTTAAAGTTTTTGCCACCGGACATTCTCCGCACAGATTTTCCACACTTTCCGGGACCCTTATCGCTATCGGAACCCTGGGGAATTTCCTTGCCACCTCACCGCTGGTATATATGAATTCTATTATCGGATGGAGACTTACATTTGTCTGCTGTGGTTTTATAACGGCTCTACTAGCTGTCCTTATTTTATTTGTATTAAAAGAAGTGACTGCTGATAAGCAAGAAAACACGTTACATACATTTTACCCGGAACAGATGACAGGAGTACTTAAATCAGCACAAATGATTTTGAGCAACTTTTCTTTCTGGCAGATAGGCTCTATAGCGTTTTTCAGATACGGCACCTTCGTGGCTTTGCAGGGAGTGTGGCTTGGCCCTTATCTGATGGTCATCAAAAGATTTACTCCCCTTGCAGCGGGGAATATTTTAATGATGCTCTCTTTTGGCATGATTTTAGGCTCGCCTGTTGCAGGATATCTTGCCGACAGGGTTTTTCGCACGACAAAATCCGTTGTTCTGCTGGGTTTGAGCTGCTATGCATTATGCCTTATCCCTCTCACGGGGATTTGGAAGATTGAGAGTGCTATCACCTATTCTGTACTTTTCATATTCCTTGGTTTCTTCAGCGGGTTTGGTATGCTTGCCTATTCGCATATCAAGGAACTCTTTCCTTTAAATATGTCGGGAACGGTCATTGCCGGGATAAACTTTTTTGTTATGGCTGGTGGTGCATTTTTCATACAGATCATCGGGATAATTATCTCTCTTTATACAGGCACGAGTAATGACTATCCATCAGGAGCCTATCATTTAGCGTTCATCATATGTCTTATAGGGATGATCGGGAGCCTCGCTTTTTATGGTTTTTCGAAGAGCAAGCAGGAATGA
- a CDS encoding O-antigen ligase family protein has product MKNIMLISITAYASLLGGYLSPANGILIFFVLTIILFLWLSQTIEIKKDAFIVLIFSLYAVASTLWAEDKWASIMFSSSLISGALLYLILRNYEDLGNKLLFVLVYCGVINGIFGIFQLCNGNDIIGLFYNRNPYSGFLTPLAPISIYLYHRSSKTVFLYMTSFLIFSNLLSNSKAGMISMLLALIVILIYFLIKKDKKTAKSILLTIFSGFALYITFRYVIGFLIQSPSIPSAEGGMLSSFYRFYIFEKTIKLFSDAPLFGHGINSIRGLFNTVANPFLIDMESHVHAHNIFLNILIELGLVGFILFLFFLFIIFKGPFFSSRFLLKISLLSFLLHNMYEYNFPAPPFQALFYTLSALIISETDSRINYIEVKSWMKRAANYLILIFFLTLIVPQYIGFYYFDKAKKTIKSQDIDSAYRYLLYASTFSYGSSMVQESMADFLNQIYMSSSNLKNDQLKQDIEKYYLKALKLNSVNGEIYVGIAKFYYKTARSGLSEKYLTKAVNLFPYNQFYKIEMARFYKATGRIAEAITILTDIDNFLYKYAPFFPLRITVCFELAENHRTEGNMKLYQNYSEKAERFKKLFKII; this is encoded by the coding sequence ATGAAAAATATTATGCTCATATCCATTACCGCATATGCTTCTCTTTTAGGCGGTTATTTGTCACCGGCGAATGGGATTCTAATATTTTTTGTTCTCACAATTATTTTATTTTTATGGCTTTCTCAGACAATAGAGATAAAAAAAGATGCGTTTATTGTCCTGATATTTTCTCTCTATGCTGTAGCATCAACCTTATGGGCTGAGGATAAATGGGCTTCGATAATGTTTTCGTCTTCCTTAATTTCCGGAGCGTTATTGTATTTAATACTCAGGAATTATGAAGATCTGGGGAATAAACTTCTCTTTGTCCTTGTTTATTGTGGTGTTATAAATGGTATTTTTGGAATATTTCAGTTATGTAACGGTAATGATATTATTGGTCTATTCTATAATAGAAATCCTTACTCCGGTTTTTTAACACCTCTTGCCCCTATATCCATTTACCTTTATCACAGATCAAGCAAAACTGTTTTTTTGTATATGACTTCTTTTTTGATTTTCTCAAATCTTTTATCAAATTCAAAGGCTGGAATGATTTCTATGTTATTAGCCCTTATTGTTATTTTAATATATTTTCTTATTAAAAAGGATAAAAAGACGGCAAAAAGTATACTTTTAACAATATTCAGTGGTTTTGCCTTATATATTACTTTCAGGTACGTTATAGGATTTCTTATACAGTCCCCATCCATACCTTCTGCAGAGGGAGGCATGTTATCATCTTTTTACAGGTTTTACATCTTTGAAAAAACCATCAAATTGTTTTCGGATGCCCCATTGTTTGGCCATGGTATTAATTCTATAAGAGGTTTATTTAACACAGTAGCAAATCCTTTTCTTATCGATATGGAATCACACGTGCATGCGCATAATATATTCCTCAATATACTCATAGAGCTTGGCCTTGTTGGCTTTATATTATTTTTATTTTTTCTTTTTATAATTTTCAAAGGACCATTCTTTTCTTCCCGTTTTTTACTTAAAATATCTCTTTTGTCCTTTTTATTACATAATATGTATGAATACAACTTCCCTGCCCCACCCTTTCAGGCATTATTTTATACCCTATCTGCTTTAATAATTTCAGAAACGGATAGCAGGATTAATTATATTGAAGTCAAGTCATGGATGAAAAGGGCTGCAAATTATTTAATTTTGATTTTCTTTTTAACCTTGATTGTTCCGCAATATATCGGTTTTTATTATTTTGATAAAGCAAAGAAAACCATAAAAAGTCAGGATATAGACAGTGCGTACAGGTATTTATTGTACGCATCCACTTTTAGTTACGGTTCATCAATGGTACAGGAAAGTATGGCCGATTTTTTAAACCAGATTTATATGTCATCTTCTAACTTAAAAAATGATCAGTTGAAGCAAGATATAGAAAAGTACTACTTAAAGGCACTAAAATTAAATAGTGTTAATGGTGAAATATATGTCGGCATTGCAAAGTTTTATTACAAAACCGCCAGGTCCGGATTATCTGAAAAGTATCTTACTAAAGCAGTGAATCTCTTCCCTTACAACCAGTTTTATAAAATTGAAATGGCAAGATTTTACAAGGCAACAGGAAGAATTGCCGAGGCTATTACAATACTAACCGATATTGATAATTTTCTTTATAAATACGCCCCGTTTTTTCCTTTAAGAATAACAGTGTGCTTTGAGCTTGCGGAAAACCATAGGACAGAAGGCAATATGAAACTCTATCAAAATTACAGTGAAAAAGCTGAGAGATTTAAGAAACTTTTTAAAATAATCTAA
- a CDS encoding YfhO family protein — MLSGYLMSVHNLLPHLFSVSWFPLIIMFFLQYFDNKKKKYLAYTALSLTMQFLAGAPEIVIMTIFVLIIITIFLNLFITDEAFSGNINTIWSFLKNSFNCSFLSFMQKHRCRCLKKFFTPVFTGVTDFKLLQDTLWKIIKERVIAISLVLLLFILLSSVQLLPFYELKINSIRTSGLTYKEAIIWSFAWKDFVQFFLPDFYGYMLDTQKYWQNQSWLKTVYLGVIPFILSSFYFISRDRKKWVFIILIFISFLFALGGNTPLYRFLYHIPPFSSVRYPVKFLFVFFFVIAVTSGLGFDLLKKGVAENTVRVKNIVSISFYFGFALVIIWGYVVIFNDNIYNFLDKMGIKSPAYHDINFNLHNVKRFLFFSFMFCFMLLLYLRLKYKKIVFQILLFLLTADLFLASYGFYSTVPWKAYMENHDFSKKLTNVRNTERYFVTPKTNAEFDRFPKDRGILSSSYAAIFGLYTMGGAEVLRVQQNEIYLITMFGAGTLEDAKRGIDASGIRYLITSHKTKNSKFKILSNIAIGKEKVHLYEYLPCPGRFLLFDRIHFVNNETMAIEKLKDKSIDLKKELILITDLKDTRNNPLIKDNKIGNMEDNKATLRNQKPVKTKIEHRGNVKLVSYLANKVVLEYESDKDMFLYVSDTFYPGWKAYIDKRQTKIYNANLAFRAIEAPKGKHVVVFKYIPVSFYSGLLLTLIGISLSIYFIKRRK; from the coding sequence ATGCTCTCAGGATACCTCATGTCTGTCCATAATCTGCTCCCACATCTTTTTTCAGTATCCTGGTTTCCTCTTATTATTATGTTTTTTCTTCAATATTTTGATAATAAGAAAAAAAAATATCTGGCTTACACAGCCCTTTCTCTTACCATGCAGTTTCTTGCAGGCGCGCCTGAAATTGTTATTATGACAATATTCGTATTAATAATAATAACGATCTTTCTTAATTTATTTATAACCGATGAAGCTTTTTCGGGCAATATTAACACAATATGGAGCTTCCTGAAAAACAGTTTCAATTGTTCTTTTCTGTCATTTATGCAAAAGCATAGGTGCAGATGTTTAAAAAAGTTCTTTACCCCGGTTTTCACTGGAGTGACTGACTTTAAACTTTTGCAAGATACTCTATGGAAAATAATAAAAGAAAGGGTAATCGCCATATCCCTTGTTTTACTTCTTTTTATTCTTCTATCCTCAGTCCAGTTGCTTCCTTTTTATGAATTAAAAATAAACAGTATAAGGACAAGCGGTTTAACATATAAAGAAGCAATAATCTGGTCTTTTGCATGGAAGGATTTTGTACAGTTTTTTCTTCCTGATTTTTATGGTTATATGCTTGATACTCAAAAATACTGGCAAAATCAATCATGGTTGAAAACAGTATATCTTGGCGTTATTCCATTTATTCTATCTTCTTTTTATTTTATATCGAGAGACAGAAAAAAATGGGTTTTTATAATACTGATTTTTATATCGTTCTTGTTTGCCCTTGGAGGTAATACGCCGCTGTATAGGTTTCTTTATCATATCCCTCCTTTCAGTAGCGTAAGGTATCCTGTAAAATTTCTTTTTGTATTTTTCTTTGTTATTGCAGTTACATCAGGCCTTGGTTTTGATCTTTTAAAAAAAGGTGTGGCCGAAAATACTGTGCGAGTTAAAAATATCGTATCTATTTCATTTTATTTCGGGTTTGCGCTTGTCATAATCTGGGGATATGTAGTCATTTTTAATGATAATATATATAATTTTTTAGATAAAATGGGGATAAAATCCCCTGCATATCATGATATTAATTTTAATCTCCATAATGTGAAAAGGTTTCTCTTTTTTTCATTTATGTTCTGCTTTATGCTGCTTTTATATCTCAGGTTAAAATACAAAAAGATTGTTTTTCAAATATTACTGTTTTTATTAACAGCAGATCTGTTTCTTGCCAGTTATGGCTTTTATTCTACAGTTCCCTGGAAAGCCTATATGGAAAATCATGATTTTTCGAAAAAACTTACAAATGTCAGAAATACTGAGCGTTATTTTGTTACTCCAAAAACAAATGCTGAATTTGATAGATTTCCTAAAGACCGGGGAATTCTGTCTTCATCGTACGCCGCAATCTTCGGGCTATATACTATGGGCGGTGCAGAAGTATTGAGGGTACAACAAAATGAAATTTATTTAATCACAATGTTTGGTGCAGGTACCCTTGAAGACGCTAAAAGGGGAATTGATGCTTCAGGCATCCGATATTTAATTACATCTCATAAAACTAAAAACAGCAAATTCAAGATTCTTAGCAATATTGCTATCGGCAAAGAAAAGGTGCATCTCTATGAATACCTGCCTTGTCCTGGAAGATTCCTTCTTTTTGACAGAATTCATTTTGTTAATAATGAGACAATGGCCATTGAAAAGCTTAAAGACAAAAGCATTGATTTAAAAAAGGAATTAATATTGATCACGGATTTAAAGGATACAAGAAACAATCCTCTTATCAAAGACAACAAGATTGGCAATATGGAAGATAATAAAGCAACATTGAGAAATCAAAAACCTGTAAAAACTAAAATAGAGCATAGAGGCAACGTAAAGCTGGTATCATACCTGGCTAACAAGGTTGTTCTGGAATATGAATCTGATAAAGATATGTTTTTATATGTAAGCGATACATTCTATCCAGGCTGGAAGGCATACATTGATAAAAGACAGACCAAAATATATAATGCGAACCTTGCTTTCAGGGCAATAGAAGCTCCAAAGGGCAAGCATGTTGTTGTCTTTAAGTATATTCCTGTCTCATTTTATTCAGGCCTACTTTTGACATTGATTGGTATCTCTTTATCCATTTATTTTATTAAGAGGCGTAAATGA
- a CDS encoding prepilin-type N-terminal cleavage/methylation domain-containing protein, whose amino-acid sequence MICVKNSKGFTLIEIIIIIVILSILAAVAVVKYIDLGRDAADGVSESILGTLRSSNSMIHSSRILSNNTATYTMGDVAGNANIQGAVYNVSGDRTLDVTIKSYTYIYTMDTFGQAPTTLPKINFGTGSGCFIATAAYGSYLDPHVIALREFRDRYLLTNRIGTIFVEFYYRYSPLAASFIIKDCRLRILSRFMLTPLVYAVKFPFLFLLLFLSSLISGFVLSLKIRRY is encoded by the coding sequence ATGATTTGCGTAAAAAATTCAAAAGGTTTTACTCTTATTGAAATTATAATTATTATTGTAATCTTAAGCATTCTCGCGGCAGTTGCAGTTGTAAAATATATAGATCTGGGACGAGACGCTGCAGATGGAGTTTCCGAGAGTATACTCGGAACTCTTCGCAGTTCCAATAGCATGATCCATTCTTCAAGGATATTATCTAACAATACAGCTACATATACAATGGGTGATGTAGCCGGGAACGCAAATATCCAAGGTGCCGTATATAATGTGAGCGGGGACAGGACTTTGGATGTAACTATCAAAAGTTATACTTATATATATACTATGGATACCTTCGGACAAGCGCCTACAACGCTACCGAAAATAAATTTCGGCACAGGCAGTGGGTGTTTTATAGCAACGGCTGCTTACGGTAGTTACCTTGATCCTCATGTTATTGCTCTGAGGGAATTCAGAGACAGGTATCTGCTTACAAACAGGATCGGGACAATTTTTGTTGAATTTTATTATCGTTATTCTCCTTTAGCCGCCAGTTTTATAATAAAAGACTGCAGATTACGTATCTTATCAAGGTTTATGCTTACCCCGCTTGTGTATGCCGTTAAATTTCCGTTCCTGTTTCTACTGCTCTTTTTATCTTCTCTTATATCCGGTTTTGTTCTGTCATTGAAAATCAGGAGATATTAA